Proteins from a genomic interval of Paenibacillus sp. FSL H8-0048:
- a CDS encoding type I restriction enzyme subunit R domain-containing protein, with protein MNELHLQDKFLLPFFREDLGYREVKANTVTNELIIEEDLQEFISQSELNKKPYEILLRKYKGDKIRLLKDLIELIKDRSGSSRNMALFINANKSITLQGIKLHLFYTGDSVIHNNALFDENIFSVVQELPYKFHYEGTQVFSFRPDLVLFVNGIYLGYSELKSNYTNQSASKNGRGKVIKDYFEAVKIYHQHIDSSYMLSEKEKESLRKDFLKIFEKAIHITTTDIEETFVIRTLSEYFEEILATCREGKFDREEIEKKAKSVFKPYPLLNPYAEKKEKLKELFTALYGKGFIEKEILYYNFIERDVFVTNNGKELKNEQGVLISPRPKQKFGTDKIMAKIDEFLTHEQDDQYFEKLLEKQLVGVSEVKKKELLEKRKAYSNNKNVYSLLMQYAAGFGKSNIIGWSALQLKDLRRDGQYVYDKIMIVVDRLQLRGQIDSKMLNMNIDNRMYVEANNKKTFLEALASDTRLVIVNLQKFGSVREMLDTEVINKLAHMRIVFLIDEIHRSNSGDQHEEMISIFDELQSPFDNHVQLAGTTKKKNLIIGFTATPDDHTLARFGEFSGYAESEKLWRPFDSYTMKEAIEDGFILNPLKNIVPVASKMLFDLPSNLLEGFTEKEYKDAQKKQVYENRERIDAIAKYIADLLVKDVYRQIRGTGKAMLAVHSIKAAVAYQQAVTKHFSTLVQEEKYKKYAEAPIHVVYSNNQDEQSASGLNGGLSEEKVLESFALKKNGLMIVVAKLQTGFDEKKLHTLFLDKEIKGISAIQTISRVNRTAKYKNDCKIVDFSYNNVNVQNIKDAFEHFSDVVVSDFDPFGDKKVLDILLVELRKSYTYDKFFTVFNSIYKDQSKRDDPESYLDLESSLKKYIDANPQRTADTKAKAAQYFTILNRIEYVIDLDAKYSESSFLFFLRKFNTLYNMMHRSEDIKDPIEVYFDNQIGIIEVETGAPKEKKNKPTKVAEGKESYGPHQFDILAIIEARNELEAKKGSLIQEFESKIEDFFQYVRSANEGLRLIVKIHSHVSEEEIYHDFAVIYRRYRALNRQKVGDYFFKEMDDLVDKLCDDFEKVVSK; from the coding sequence ATGAACGAACTTCATTTGCAGGATAAATTTCTGTTGCCCTTTTTTAGAGAAGACCTTGGTTATCGCGAAGTGAAGGCAAATACTGTGACAAATGAACTAATTATAGAAGAAGATTTGCAAGAGTTTATTTCTCAATCCGAATTAAATAAGAAACCTTACGAAATTCTGCTAAGAAAATACAAAGGCGATAAGATTAGGCTACTTAAGGATTTGATTGAACTCATTAAGGATCGTAGCGGCAGTAGCCGCAATATGGCATTATTTATTAACGCAAATAAATCGATTACTTTACAGGGAATTAAGCTACACCTCTTCTATACTGGAGATAGTGTAATCCATAACAATGCGTTGTTTGATGAGAATATTTTTTCCGTAGTGCAAGAACTGCCATATAAATTTCATTATGAAGGGACTCAGGTATTCTCCTTTCGCCCAGATCTTGTGCTGTTTGTGAACGGGATATATTTGGGCTACAGCGAACTGAAGTCTAATTACACCAACCAGAGCGCTAGCAAGAATGGCCGTGGCAAGGTGATTAAAGACTATTTCGAAGCGGTTAAAATTTATCATCAGCATATTGATAGCAGTTATATGTTAAGTGAAAAGGAGAAAGAATCCTTACGTAAAGACTTTTTGAAAATCTTTGAAAAAGCCATTCATATCACCACGACAGATATTGAAGAAACGTTCGTTATACGAACGCTCTCTGAATATTTTGAAGAGATTCTTGCCACTTGCCGCGAAGGTAAGTTTGATCGTGAAGAGATCGAGAAGAAAGCCAAAAGCGTGTTTAAGCCGTATCCACTTCTGAATCCCTATGCAGAAAAAAAAGAGAAATTGAAAGAGTTGTTTACTGCTCTCTATGGGAAGGGATTTATTGAAAAAGAAATTCTCTACTACAATTTTATCGAGCGCGATGTCTTCGTTACGAATAATGGCAAAGAGCTAAAGAATGAGCAAGGGGTTCTAATTTCTCCACGGCCTAAGCAGAAATTTGGAACGGATAAAATTATGGCTAAGATTGATGAATTTCTTACGCATGAACAGGATGATCAATATTTTGAAAAATTGTTAGAGAAGCAGCTTGTAGGCGTATCTGAGGTGAAGAAGAAAGAATTACTTGAGAAACGTAAGGCGTATTCAAACAATAAAAATGTATACTCCCTCCTGATGCAGTATGCTGCTGGATTCGGTAAATCCAATATTATTGGATGGTCCGCATTACAGTTGAAAGACTTGCGCAGAGATGGACAATATGTATACGACAAAATCATGATTGTGGTGGATCGCTTACAGCTTCGTGGACAAATTGATTCTAAAATGCTTAACATGAACATTGATAATCGGATGTACGTAGAAGCAAACAACAAAAAAACTTTCTTAGAGGCGTTGGCTTCCGATACTCGCCTAGTTATTGTGAATTTACAGAAATTCGGTTCTGTACGTGAGATGCTCGATACTGAGGTTATAAATAAACTTGCTCATATGCGTATTGTCTTCCTAATTGATGAAATTCATCGCTCCAATAGTGGCGACCAGCATGAAGAGATGATAAGTATATTTGATGAGTTACAATCTCCGTTTGATAATCATGTGCAACTTGCTGGGACAACTAAAAAGAAGAATTTGATTATCGGGTTTACAGCTACACCTGATGATCATACGCTTGCGCGTTTTGGAGAATTTAGCGGTTATGCAGAAAGCGAGAAACTGTGGCGACCGTTTGACTCCTATACGATGAAGGAAGCGATTGAGGATGGGTTTATTCTTAATCCGCTCAAGAATATTGTACCAGTAGCGTCCAAAATGTTGTTTGATTTGCCAAGCAACCTACTGGAAGGCTTTACGGAGAAAGAATATAAAGACGCTCAGAAAAAGCAAGTTTATGAAAATCGTGAACGAATAGATGCAATCGCTAAATATATTGCAGATCTGCTCGTTAAAGACGTATATCGTCAGATCCGTGGAACAGGTAAGGCTATGTTAGCAGTGCATTCCATTAAAGCTGCAGTAGCTTATCAACAAGCAGTGACCAAACATTTTAGTACCTTGGTTCAAGAAGAGAAATATAAAAAGTATGCCGAAGCTCCGATTCACGTAGTTTACTCTAACAACCAGGATGAACAAAGTGCATCAGGTCTTAATGGAGGCTTAAGTGAAGAAAAGGTATTGGAAAGTTTTGCGCTGAAAAAGAATGGTTTAATGATCGTAGTAGCCAAGCTGCAAACGGGATTCGATGAGAAGAAGCTACATACGCTATTCTTGGATAAAGAGATTAAAGGCATCAGTGCAATTCAAACGATCTCCCGCGTAAACCGGACCGCCAAATATAAGAATGACTGCAAAATTGTTGACTTTTCCTATAATAATGTAAATGTGCAAAATATCAAAGATGCATTCGAGCATTTTTCAGATGTGGTCGTTAGTGATTTTGACCCCTTTGGCGACAAAAAAGTACTAGATATTTTGCTTGTCGAGCTTAGAAAGTCATATACCTATGACAAGTTTTTTACCGTGTTCAACTCGATCTACAAAGATCAATCAAAAAGGGATGATCCGGAGAGTTATCTGGATTTGGAAAGTAGCTTAAAGAAGTATATTGATGCTAATCCTCAGCGTACAGCTGATACTAAGGCTAAGGCTGCGCAGTATTTTACAATCCTAAATCGCATTGAATATGTGATTGATCTGGATGCTAAGTATAGCGAGTCCAGTTTCTTATTCTTCTTGCGTAAATTCAATACACTCTATAATATGATGCACCGTAGTGAGGATATTAAAGATCCGATAGAGGTTTATTTTGACAATCAAATCGGCATTATTGAAGTAGAGACGGGAGCACCCAAGGAAAAAAAGAACAAACCTACTAAAGTAGCTGAAGGTAAGGAGAGTTATGGTCCTCATCAATTTGATATTTTGGCTATCATTGAAGCTCGTAATGAGTTAGAGGCTAAAAAAGGATCTCTTATTCAAGAGTTTGAATCAAAGATAGAGGATTTTTTCCAATATGTACGAAGTGCTAATGAAGGTTTACGTTTAATTGTGAAAATTCATTCTCACGTTTCTGAGGAAGAAATCTATCACGACTTTGCTGTGATCTATCGTCGATACAGAGCACTAAACCGTCAAAAAGTTGGGGACTATTTCTTTAAAGAAATGGATGATTTAGTAGACAAGTTGTGTGATGATTTCGAGAAGGTAGTTTCAAAATAA
- a CDS encoding restriction endonuclease subunit S yields the protein MMKQNSERYDDYKDSKVEWIGEIPLQWDVVRNKDIFVERGCLSVSGTETLLTVSHITGVTRRTEKNVNMFMAETMEGYKLCKKGDLIINTMWAWMGALGTNNEDIGICSPAYGVYKPRKYKPYNHRYFDYLYRIPNAIMEMTRYSKGIVSSRLRLYPKDFFQIKTALPSYETQKAIAVYLDSKTTKIDRKIELLVEKANQYGRLKQSLINETVTRGLDKSAVMKDSGITWIGEIPAHWKIVRIKDIAESVNGGAFKDDLSDSGIPIIKIKQLTLNCEATDFCKPNSKKITKGNSIKDGDLVFSWSTLIAPFIYRGEDALLNQHIFKINHSKKINRKWLYFKLSQSSQSLLAFAHGSTMQHILKSDFDNLEIETPPLPEQTAIANFLDEKTARIDRIVETIYFQIDKLKELRKTLINDVVLGKIKVTKEGATG from the coding sequence ATGATGAAACAAAATTCGGAAAGATATGACGATTATAAAGATAGCAAGGTAGAGTGGATTGGTGAAATCCCTCTTCAGTGGGATGTGGTTAGAAATAAGGATATATTTGTGGAAAGAGGTTGTCTCAGTGTTTCTGGAACCGAAACACTATTAACCGTATCTCACATTACGGGAGTTACTCGTCGTACTGAAAAAAATGTGAATATGTTTATGGCGGAAACAATGGAAGGTTATAAGCTGTGTAAAAAAGGGGATTTAATTATAAATACAATGTGGGCATGGATGGGGGCATTAGGTACAAACAATGAAGATATTGGTATATGCAGCCCTGCATATGGAGTTTATAAACCCCGAAAATATAAACCTTATAATCATCGATATTTTGATTATTTATATAGAATCCCTAATGCAATAATGGAAATGACAAGATATTCTAAGGGGATAGTCTCTTCTCGTTTAAGACTTTATCCAAAGGACTTTTTTCAAATCAAAACAGCTTTGCCTAGCTATGAAACTCAAAAGGCAATCGCCGTTTATTTAGATAGTAAGACCACGAAGATTGACAGGAAGATAGAGTTGCTTGTCGAGAAGGCGAACCAATACGGCAGGCTTAAACAATCACTTATTAACGAAACTGTTACTCGTGGTTTGGATAAATCCGCAGTGATGAAAGATAGTGGAATTACATGGATTGGGGAAATCCCAGCTCATTGGAAAATTGTAAGAATCAAAGATATAGCGGAAAGCGTTAATGGCGGCGCATTTAAAGATGATTTAAGTGATTCTGGTATTCCCATAATAAAAATAAAACAATTGACATTAAATTGCGAAGCCACTGACTTTTGTAAACCGAATTCAAAGAAAATAACAAAAGGAAATTCTATAAAAGACGGTGACCTAGTTTTTTCTTGGTCAACCTTAATCGCTCCATTTATTTATCGGGGAGAAGATGCTCTATTGAATCAACATATCTTTAAAATAAATCATTCTAAGAAAATTAATAGAAAGTGGCTATATTTTAAACTTAGTCAATCATCACAGAGCTTGCTTGCATTTGCACACGGTAGCACTATGCAACATATATTAAAGTCAGATTTTGATAACCTTGAGATTGAAACTCCGCCACTTCCTGAGCAAACAGCCATCGCCAATTTTCTAGACGAAAAAACAGCGCGTATAGACCGTATCGTAGAAACCATATATTTTCAAATAGATAAACTCAAAGAACTTCGCAAAACATTAATAAATGATGTGGTATTAGGTAAAATTAAGGTCACTAAGGAAGGAGCAACAGGATGA
- a CDS encoding HsdM family class I SAM-dependent methyltransferase, with protein sequence MKREKTRMNILQYESKIWATADLLRGSGIKESEWPSYMMPFFALTMIESRLVRMFDNLKVEIGEEAFANINKNDLYDMIKDQGQGYNIYIFEKNQTLTDICKNDKSFEIDFDAYLHGFDGETKDLLGVDATEGEKFLDIKGVISKLKSKKVLMGYTKLWSEVDLKPFNNSEITTLEEHIKRKWADISAETAGEQYTPDDVIALIAEIIASKIEESDKLLKIYDCTCGGGNLLFGVEDRINAKFKRLTQTFGQDWNDALYALAKIESRFRPDSKIEHGNTLVDDKFYNEEFNVVIANPPYGVSWKGYQKDIENDKTDRFKFLPSISDGQLLFMQHMISKLDSFGMGVVVHNGSTLFSGDAGSGESNIRKWMLDSDIVEAVIQLPTDEFFNTGIYTYLWVLNKNKQPQHKDKVMLINASEKFKPLKKSKGSKRKEVDKESRKQIVDTLTQFQDTDFAKVFDKEFFYFNKQAIMLTNVDEDGISFESKLKAGKTSEKLKSTKLSNGERELTEFVITHFNVDQYSSLADFFEKDIKPFISSLDYKEQSLVISTDLARYWFDSEKETLIKEVKGKQESLGCGKIVVKSFYKNANKTQKERIEISVEIMPDYQKDYEIIPFHRDEITNKEVIAAFMAKYITKPFAYLENTVGVELNFNKIFYSPEKLREVMDILAEINTIENELRKLEEGLII encoded by the coding sequence ATGAAAAGAGAGAAAACGCGAATGAACATTCTTCAATATGAATCAAAAATTTGGGCTACTGCGGACCTTCTTCGAGGAAGCGGTATTAAAGAATCTGAGTGGCCATCGTATATGATGCCCTTTTTTGCACTAACTATGATTGAAAGTAGACTTGTTAGGATGTTTGATAATTTAAAAGTTGAAATCGGTGAAGAAGCTTTTGCCAATATAAATAAAAATGATCTTTACGATATGATTAAAGATCAAGGGCAAGGATATAACATTTATATTTTCGAGAAGAATCAAACCCTCACTGACATCTGTAAGAACGATAAATCCTTTGAAATTGATTTTGATGCCTACCTGCATGGATTCGATGGCGAAACTAAAGACTTGCTTGGTGTGGATGCTACAGAAGGGGAAAAGTTCCTCGATATAAAAGGAGTTATTTCTAAGCTTAAATCAAAGAAAGTGTTAATGGGATATACCAAGTTGTGGAGTGAAGTCGATCTTAAGCCGTTTAATAACTCGGAAATCACTACACTAGAAGAGCACATCAAGCGCAAATGGGCAGATATTTCGGCGGAAACGGCAGGGGAGCAGTACACTCCAGACGATGTGATTGCTCTAATTGCCGAAATTATTGCGTCTAAAATCGAAGAATCTGACAAACTTTTAAAGATATACGATTGTACCTGCGGCGGTGGAAACTTGCTGTTCGGGGTAGAAGACCGTATTAATGCCAAATTTAAGCGCCTGACACAAACCTTTGGACAAGACTGGAATGATGCACTTTATGCTCTTGCTAAGATTGAAAGTCGTTTTCGACCCGATTCAAAGATTGAGCATGGTAATACTTTAGTGGATGATAAGTTCTATAATGAAGAATTTAATGTTGTTATTGCCAATCCTCCTTATGGTGTGAGTTGGAAAGGCTACCAGAAGGATATTGAAAACGATAAGACGGATAGATTTAAATTTCTACCTTCTATATCTGATGGTCAATTGTTGTTCATGCAGCATATGATTTCCAAACTCGATTCATTCGGTATGGGTGTCGTGGTACACAATGGCTCTACCTTGTTTAGTGGTGACGCTGGCTCAGGTGAAAGCAATATTCGTAAATGGATGCTCGATAGCGACATTGTGGAAGCAGTCATTCAATTGCCAACTGACGAGTTTTTTAATACGGGCATTTATACCTATCTATGGGTATTGAATAAAAATAAACAGCCCCAGCACAAGGACAAAGTGATGCTGATTAATGCCAGTGAGAAATTCAAGCCATTGAAGAAAAGTAAGGGCTCTAAACGCAAAGAAGTGGATAAAGAAAGCCGTAAACAAATTGTTGACACACTAACGCAATTTCAAGATACCGATTTCGCTAAAGTGTTCGACAAAGAGTTTTTTTACTTTAACAAACAAGCGATTATGCTTACTAACGTAGACGAAGATGGTATCAGTTTTGAATCAAAGCTAAAAGCAGGCAAGACTAGTGAAAAGCTTAAATCGACGAAACTTAGCAATGGAGAACGCGAGCTTACGGAGTTTGTAATCACACATTTTAATGTTGACCAATATAGTTCCTTAGCAGATTTCTTTGAAAAAGATATCAAGCCATTTATTTCCTCTTTAGATTACAAAGAACAGTCTTTGGTTATCAGCACCGATTTGGCGAGATATTGGTTTGATTCCGAAAAAGAAACTTTGATAAAAGAAGTGAAAGGCAAACAAGAGTCATTAGGCTGTGGCAAAATCGTTGTGAAATCTTTCTATAAAAACGCTAATAAAACGCAGAAGGAAAGAATTGAAATCAGTGTGGAAATCATGCCTGATTACCAGAAGGACTATGAGATCATCCCCTTCCATAGGGATGAAATAACCAATAAAGAAGTAATTGCAGCCTTTATGGCCAAATATATCACCAAGCCTTTTGCTTACTTGGAAAATACTGTAGGTGTTGAATTGAACTTCAATAAAATCTTTTACAGTCCAGAAAAATTGAGAGAAGTGATGGATATTTTAGCTGAGATTAATACGATTGAGAATGAGTTGAGGAAGCTGGAAGAGGGCTTAATCATATGA
- a CDS encoding DUF2075 domain-containing protein codes for MIIYESTKQQFMDDVTEDTIAVKIHNQYVQKIGRAAMGEINAWNNSMNYLYKVLNTSDIPDDAGIAIEYRIPATPRRVDFMITGLNEQDQYSVVIIELKQWTEVETVEDADGLVQTYFNRTKTRTSHPSYQAWSYARLINDYNETVQNEAVQLYPCAYLHNYIQTDNDPLLHPVYDPYIEEAPIFSKGDALKLRGFITTYIKKTDRTKSLYLIEHGKIKPSKSLQDSLLSMLQGNQEFIMIDDQKVVYEEALRLAKQAQSGKKQVLIVEGGPGTGKSVLGINLLVELTARELVCQYVTKNSAPRSVYMKKLQQNVKKSVIDNLFKGSGVYYEALPDEFDCLIVDEAHRLNEKSGLFKNKGINQTMEIIRASRFSVFFIDEYQKIAMHDVGSKEQIRHYAEQMDAEITELTLASQFRCNGSDGYLAWLDDVLEIRETANADSFDFEYDIRLYDDPNKLRDEIFSKNQINNKARMLAGYCWDWKTDGKNNPGVHDIQLEQYQFFMSWNLSNTTTWAIDPESIGQVGCIHTSQGLEFDYVGVIIGEDMRYENNRIITDPFKRAKTDKSLSGFKTLYKKDKDEALRIADQIIRNTYRTLMTRGTKGCYIYCVDPHLKAYLQRRLALQGAVVGWGEVYLGRKRVIIDLKRWRIG; via the coding sequence ATGATTATCTATGAATCGACCAAGCAGCAGTTTATGGATGATGTGACCGAGGATACGATTGCGGTAAAGATCCATAACCAGTACGTCCAAAAAATCGGCAGAGCCGCCATGGGCGAGATCAACGCCTGGAACAATTCCATGAACTATCTATATAAAGTACTGAACACCTCGGACATTCCAGATGACGCAGGAATCGCGATTGAATATAGAATTCCAGCGACTCCGAGAAGAGTCGACTTCATGATTACAGGCCTGAACGAACAGGATCAATACTCTGTTGTCATCATTGAGCTTAAGCAGTGGACAGAAGTGGAGACAGTTGAGGATGCAGATGGACTGGTGCAGACCTATTTTAACCGGACCAAGACTAGAACGTCGCATCCATCTTACCAAGCGTGGTCTTATGCCAGGCTGATCAATGATTATAATGAGACCGTGCAGAACGAAGCTGTACAGCTCTATCCGTGCGCTTATTTACATAACTACATCCAAACCGACAACGATCCCTTATTACACCCAGTCTATGACCCATACATTGAGGAAGCGCCGATTTTCTCCAAGGGAGATGCACTGAAGCTAAGAGGGTTTATCACCACCTATATCAAAAAGACCGATAGAACCAAATCGCTGTACCTTATCGAGCATGGCAAAATTAAACCCTCCAAATCGTTGCAGGATTCACTCCTCAGTATGCTCCAGGGTAACCAGGAATTCATTATGATTGACGATCAGAAGGTCGTCTATGAGGAAGCTTTAAGATTAGCGAAGCAGGCCCAGTCGGGCAAAAAGCAAGTCCTGATTGTCGAAGGCGGCCCGGGAACAGGCAAGTCGGTGCTTGGCATTAATCTGCTGGTAGAGCTTACCGCCCGGGAGCTCGTCTGCCAATATGTGACCAAGAATAGCGCCCCGCGTTCCGTATACATGAAGAAGCTTCAGCAGAACGTGAAGAAGTCGGTGATTGATAACCTGTTCAAGGGCTCAGGCGTGTATTATGAGGCATTACCCGATGAATTCGATTGCCTGATTGTGGACGAGGCGCACCGCTTAAATGAGAAGTCCGGCCTGTTCAAAAATAAAGGGATCAATCAGACGATGGAGATCATCCGTGCTTCCCGGTTCTCCGTATTCTTCATTGATGAATATCAGAAGATTGCTATGCACGATGTAGGCAGCAAGGAGCAGATTCGACACTATGCGGAGCAAATGGATGCGGAGATCACGGAGCTAACCCTGGCGTCCCAATTCCGGTGCAATGGCTCGGACGGATATTTGGCCTGGCTGGATGATGTGCTTGAGATTCGGGAGACAGCGAATGCCGACAGCTTCGACTTCGAGTATGACATCCGGCTCTACGATGACCCGAATAAGCTGCGGGATGAAATCTTCAGCAAGAATCAGATCAATAACAAGGCCCGAATGCTCGCCGGCTACTGCTGGGATTGGAAGACAGACGGCAAGAATAATCCCGGCGTTCACGATATTCAATTAGAGCAGTACCAATTCTTCATGAGCTGGAACCTGAGCAACACCACCACCTGGGCAATCGACCCGGAATCCATAGGGCAAGTAGGCTGCATCCACACCTCCCAGGGCCTGGAGTTCGACTATGTGGGCGTGATCATCGGCGAAGATATGCGCTATGAGAACAACCGGATCATCACCGACCCCTTCAAGCGTGCGAAGACGGACAAGTCCCTGTCAGGCTTCAAGACCCTGTACAAAAAAGACAAGGACGAAGCCCTCCGCATAGCCGATCAGATTATCCGCAACACCTACCGGACCCTAATGACCCGGGGAACGAAGGGGTGTTATATCTACTGTGTTGATCCTCATTTGAAGGCGTACTTGCAGAGACGGTTGGCTTTGCAGGGGGCGGTGGTGGGTTGGGGTGAGGTCTATTTAGGGCGAAAGAGAGTTATTATTGATTTGAAAAGATGGAGAATCGGATGA
- a CDS encoding nucleotide pyrophosphohydrolase translates to MDELMQRIIQFRDDRDWKQFHDPKDLALSITLESSELLELFQWKNSQQAIEEHYSDMKDEIADILIYTLTLAHDLNIDVKAAILQKIDKNAKKYPISSSKGSSHKSTQQ, encoded by the coding sequence ATGGACGAACTAATGCAGAGAATCATTCAATTCCGTGACGACAGGGACTGGAAGCAATTCCATGACCCCAAGGATCTGGCGCTCTCGATCACGCTGGAGTCTAGCGAGCTGCTGGAGCTTTTTCAATGGAAGAACAGCCAGCAGGCTATAGAGGAACATTATTCCGACATGAAGGACGAAATCGCGGATATTCTCATCTACACACTTACGCTCGCGCATGATCTGAATATCGATGTTAAGGCTGCGATCCTCCAGAAGATAGACAAAAACGCAAAGAAATACCCTATATCCAGCTCCAAGGGAAGCTCACACAAAAGCACACAGCAGTGA
- a CDS encoding SH3 domain-containing protein, protein MVKYSKVWSKCLAASIILFVAMQFHAETIFALHSSDAKTSVWDVKTSGLNVRSGPGTSYPIIAQVSLGTDLVNYAPNGVSSGPTIADNQAWLRNYYPNASIGYYANAALGWSAYYNTTGPTVFNYHDAYVAKTSRVTWLYNGAEPNLGNPFKVFPANYYLQNFDRELKANPVNPNAWRVRDESDIGYVNGWDLKAE, encoded by the coding sequence GTGGTAAAATACAGTAAAGTATGGAGTAAGTGTTTAGCCGCTTCAATTATCTTATTTGTAGCAATGCAATTTCATGCCGAAACAATTTTTGCTCTCCACTCGTCTGATGCTAAGACGTCTGTCTGGGATGTCAAAACGTCTGGTCTCAATGTAAGAAGTGGTCCCGGAACATCTTATCCAATCATTGCTCAGGTAAGTTTGGGAACTGATTTGGTTAACTATGCTCCTAATGGTGTTAGCAGTGGGCCTACCATTGCAGATAACCAAGCATGGTTAAGGAATTACTATCCAAATGCCAGTATTGGATATTATGCAAACGCTGCACTGGGTTGGTCTGCTTATTATAATACTACAGGACCAACAGTGTTTAACTACCATGACGCTTATGTTGCGAAAACAAGCCGAGTTACCTGGCTATATAACGGTGCAGAACCTAATTTGGGTAATCCTTTTAAAGTTTTTCCTGCAAATTATTACTTACAAAACTTTGATCGAGAATTAAAAGCAAATCCGGTTAATCCAAACGCATGGAGAGTAAGAGATGAAAGTGATATAGGTTACGTTAATGGCTGGGATTTAAAAGCAGAATAG
- a CDS encoding DUF3139 domain-containing protein, translating to MKRIKMLLLVIVLMACTLGLVGLKIFKDKTTNEVETYLIEERGYNPNDINEVYTQIGKAPLVSTTVIFDDDRSSRYFYRKENGRIYQYSRAPVQGVDDGTKQYKHIEE from the coding sequence ATGAAGAGAATCAAAATGCTACTCCTGGTAATTGTTCTGATGGCTTGCACCTTAGGATTAGTTGGATTGAAAATATTCAAAGACAAAACAACGAACGAAGTAGAAACTTACTTAATAGAAGAGCGAGGGTATAACCCGAATGATATAAATGAAGTTTATACTCAAATTGGTAAAGCTCCTCTGGTGAGTACAACCGTTATTTTTGATGATGATCGAAGCTCCAGATATTTTTATCGTAAAGAAAACGGAAGGATCTATCAATACAGTAGGGCTCCCGTTCAAGGTGTGGATGATGGAACAAAACAATATAAGCATATTGAGGAGTGA
- a CDS encoding DinB family protein, whose product MNVTQAISFIDQELSQTLSDYQDWFNLEFDVLSYKPQVGWSIEQVLEHVTLTNHFLLILIRKGKRKAIELSKKKDLPAVIESRPINLQELDAIAKHKAFEWIRPEHMEPTGDKELGQIRALLEEQISECRELLKELGNGEGLLYTTTMTVNNLGKLDVYQYIYFLCQHAKRHIVQMQKVMEEYTG is encoded by the coding sequence ATGAACGTAACTCAAGCGATAAGCTTCATTGATCAGGAATTATCTCAGACGTTAAGTGATTATCAAGACTGGTTTAATTTGGAGTTCGATGTGCTGTCCTATAAACCGCAGGTTGGATGGAGTATTGAACAAGTATTGGAGCATGTAACCTTAACTAATCACTTTCTGTTGATTCTCATTCGTAAAGGGAAGCGGAAAGCTATTGAACTCTCCAAAAAGAAAGATCTGCCGGCAGTGATTGAATCCCGTCCAATTAATCTTCAGGAGCTTGATGCAATAGCGAAGCATAAGGCTTTTGAATGGATTAGGCCAGAGCATATGGAGCCTACAGGAGATAAAGAATTAGGGCAGATTAGAGCATTGCTGGAAGAGCAGATTAGCGAATGCAGAGAGCTTTTGAAGGAGCTGGGAAACGGAGAGGGGCTACTCTATACAACCACAATGACGGTAAACAACCTGGGGAAGCTTGATGTTTACCAATACATCTATTTCCTGTGCCAGCACGCCAAGCGGCATATTGTGCAAATGCAGAAGGTTATGGAGGAGTATACAGGGTAG